In the genome of Mycobacteriales bacterium, one region contains:
- the aat gene encoding leucyl/phenylalanyl-tRNA--protein transferase produces the protein MAAPYADPFADLDVAGAPHSLIALGGTLDAATLLSAYRAGVFPWPSSGENEQSLQRSARRLVRRGVVPQLPGEDALIPWCSPDPRAVLLADEVVVRRSLRARLRRCGWEATVDAAFDQVVAGCAVRVEGTWITDRMRQGYGELHRAGGAHSVEVWDGDRLVGGLYGVLVGSVFCGESMFHRETDASKVALVELCSRVLEAGCRLIDTQEETGHLAGLGQVLVRRSDYLRAVASLRDRPVRLSHDRRPVARLAHR, from the coding sequence ATGGCCGCCCCGTACGCCGACCCGTTCGCGGACCTCGACGTCGCGGGAGCGCCGCACAGCCTCATCGCGCTCGGCGGGACCCTGGACGCGGCTACGCTGCTCTCGGCCTACCGTGCGGGCGTCTTTCCCTGGCCGTCGTCCGGGGAGAACGAGCAGAGCCTGCAGCGCTCGGCCCGCCGGCTGGTGCGCCGCGGCGTCGTGCCGCAGCTGCCCGGCGAGGACGCGCTGATCCCCTGGTGCTCGCCGGACCCCCGCGCGGTGCTGCTGGCGGACGAGGTGGTGGTCCGCAGGTCGCTGCGCGCCCGGCTGCGCCGCTGCGGCTGGGAGGCGACGGTGGACGCCGCGTTCGACCAGGTGGTGGCGGGCTGCGCCGTCCGGGTCGAGGGGACCTGGATCACCGACCGGATGCGCCAGGGGTACGGCGAGCTGCACCGCGCGGGCGGCGCCCACAGCGTCGAGGTCTGGGACGGCGACCGGCTGGTCGGCGGGCTGTACGGCGTGCTGGTCGGCTCGGTGTTCTGCGGCGAGTCGATGTTCCACCGCGAGACCGACGCCTCGAAGGTGGCGCTGGTCGAGCTGTGCTCCCGCGTCCTCGAGGCCGGCTGCCGGCTGATCGACACCCAGGAGGAGACCGGGCATCTGGCCGGCCTCGGGCAGGTGCTGGTCCGGCGGTCGGACTACCTGCGGGCGGTTGCCTCCCTGCGGGACCGCCCCGTCCGGCTGAGCCACGACCGCCGCCCGGTCGCCCGCCTCGCCCACCGCTGA
- a CDS encoding PP2C family protein-serine/threonine phosphatase: MTITTVQRRPHVLGGVWTVALALPRSVTRLRHDPPPERLALLGLVVLSVLVVAAGRLLGPSLVPPGVQILPLLGGGLLLGPTTMRVLLAVVALCLAYDVATLGVEVVRLGALVTVLLTGVVAHEFTRSRQETGLAGSTGDTFLVDLRERLQRQGQLPPLLPGWAGEAVIRPAGGAPFAGDFVVSSLTDCGRTLELALVDVSGKGIEAGTRSLLLSGALGGLLGSLRPEEFLPAGNRYLHRQAWDEGFATAVHLVLDLETGAFVVESAGHPPVAHFDAGSGRWRLLSAEGLALGLVPAVTYVGESGRLGPGDALLLYTDGLVEIPGRDLDVGIDKLLGEAERLVPQGFTGGADVLVRRVASGGSDDRGLVLLWRTR; the protein is encoded by the coding sequence ATGACCATCACAACGGTGCAGCGCCGGCCGCACGTCCTCGGCGGCGTGTGGACGGTGGCGCTGGCCCTGCCCCGCTCCGTCACCCGGCTGCGCCACGATCCCCCCCCCGAGCGGCTGGCGCTGCTCGGCCTGGTGGTCCTCTCGGTGCTGGTGGTCGCTGCGGGCCGGTTGCTCGGCCCGAGCCTGGTCCCGCCCGGCGTCCAGATCCTGCCGCTGCTCGGAGGGGGCCTGCTGCTCGGCCCGACGACGATGCGGGTGCTCCTGGCGGTGGTGGCGCTGTGCCTGGCCTATGACGTGGCGACCCTGGGCGTGGAGGTCGTGCGGCTGGGGGCCCTGGTCACCGTCCTGCTCACCGGAGTGGTCGCGCACGAGTTCACCCGCTCCCGGCAGGAGACCGGGCTGGCGGGCTCGACCGGTGACACCTTCCTGGTGGATCTGCGCGAGCGGCTGCAGCGGCAGGGCCAGCTACCGCCGCTGCTCCCGGGCTGGGCGGGTGAGGCGGTGATCCGGCCGGCCGGCGGGGCGCCGTTCGCCGGCGACTTCGTGGTCAGCTCGCTGACCGACTGCGGCCGGACCCTCGAGCTCGCGCTGGTGGACGTCTCGGGCAAGGGCATCGAGGCCGGCACCCGGTCCCTGCTGCTCTCCGGAGCACTCGGCGGGCTGCTGGGCTCGCTGCGGCCGGAGGAGTTCCTGCCGGCGGGCAACCGCTACCTGCACCGGCAGGCCTGGGACGAGGGCTTCGCCACCGCCGTGCACCTCGTGCTCGACCTCGAGACCGGCGCCTTCGTCGTCGAGTCGGCCGGGCACCCGCCGGTCGCGCATTTCGACGCCGGCAGCGGGCGCTGGCGCCTGCTGAGCGCGGAGGGCCTCGCGCTCGGGCTCGTGCCGGCCGTGACCTACGTCGGGGAGAGCGGCCGGCTCGGCCCGGGAGATGCGCTGCTGCTCTACACCGACGGCCTCGTCGAGATCCCCGGCCGCGACCTGGACGTGGGCATCGACAAGCTGCTCGGTGAGGCCGAGCGGCTGGTGCCGCAGGGCTTCACCGGCGGGGCCGACGTGCTGGTCCGGCGGGTGGCGAGCGGCGGCAGCGACGACCGGGGTCTCGTGCTGCTCTGGCGCACCCGCTGA